The following coding sequences lie in one Zingiber officinale cultivar Zhangliang chromosome 2B, Zo_v1.1, whole genome shotgun sequence genomic window:
- the LOC122045398 gene encoding GDP-L-galactose phosphorylase 1-like → MPFPVERAPTQRVPIAKGLLCHGGVKISLLLNYPVRGLVYEGGTSLKDLSDVVSKSCKCLQENNIPFNVLISDSGWRIFLFPQCYAEKQALGEVSEEILETQVNPAVWKISGHMVLKRKKDFEEATEQYAWRLLAEVSLSEARFKEVEDYIRWGPWTRGVYEGKDQAGREKGNLISVISPYRSSYL, encoded by the exons aTGCCTTTTCCTGTGGAGAGAGCTCCTACTCAAAGAGTTCCAATTGCTAAAGGTCTGCTGTGCCATGGTGGAGTGAAGATCTCACTATTGCTGAACTATCCAGTGAGGGGCCTTGTTTACGAGGGAGGAACTAGTTTGAAAGACTTATCTGATGTAGTTTCCAAGTCTTGCAAGTGTCTTCAAGAGAACAATATCCCATTTAATGTTCTTATTTCTGATTCAGGCTGGAGGATCTTTCTCTTTCCCCAG TGTTATGCCGAAAAACAAGCCTTGGGCGAAGTGAGTGAGGAGATCCTAGAGACTCAAGTGAACCCTGCTGTGTGGAAGATCAGTGGGCATATGGTGCTGAAGCGCAAGAAAGACTTCGAAGAGGCAACAGAGCAATATGCTTGGAGGCTATTAGCTGAGGTCTCTCTTTCGGAGGCAAGGTTCAAAGAAGTGGAAGACTACATTCGTTGGGGCCCTTGGACTAGAGGAGTCTACGAAGGAAAAGATCAAGCTGGAAGAGAAAAAGGAAACCTCATTTCAGTCATTAGCCCCTATCGATCGAGCTACTTGTAA